The following are encoded in a window of Impatiens glandulifera chromosome 5, dImpGla2.1, whole genome shotgun sequence genomic DNA:
- the LOC124939336 gene encoding LOW QUALITY PROTEIN: pentatricopeptide repeat-containing protein At1g71210, mitochondrial (The sequence of the model RefSeq protein was modified relative to this genomic sequence to represent the inferred CDS: inserted 5 bases in 4 codons; deleted 2 bases in 2 codons) translates to MKYSSLDATNSTRSQITTQSLLYLRFILGLHQILPSSSTATFLDSSAGLELHRHDQVQTKDVILSSFRNWFKSRNNPILDQIFEIVEADDPSVDTRLSADSALIQLNLPLSEQFVLEVLNYGMEKKGSLCLKFFDWAGRQPGFNHTRSTYFSIFKILARAKLMPLMLEFSISXKESRYHHKTRFYSTLVIXYAIAGKPDVALRLFGRMRFQGIDLDKFSYHVLLNXLVEEELYDTVDFISKQIFLMGLDSHVTHTILVKNLCKQGKLDEAEAYLRKLVESGKPLSGHSLKVVVNYLCKSQQFEKAGMLVEEFRQAGVISDRLEPVYSVWIRDLVQAGKIDGALNFLKQKKLQEGYIPEVFRYNMLICKLLGENRFDEVSDLLEDMKENNLSPDEVTMNAVICFFCKGGLTDIALELYKSREEFGLSPNSLAYNYLINTLCGDGSTEEAYHVLRDLVSQGCFPWKRTFNILTDSLCREKKFGKMKELVTVALDRNFMPSNAIFDKFISALCRSGRVEEGYAIHESFAKTKITRPKTYLNMITGFNQSRKGDVAAQLLIEMQEKGIIPPRKFFRAVIIHLCGMGNPEKRFKDLLNFQLSHFEANREVFNYYIDGAGHVGCPYMAREVYEIMTRFDILPDITSDILLLQSYLKNIKISDALNFFXELSTRKRIGRKLSNTMIVGLCKAKKPDIALEMFWDLKAKKIVIPSLECYEELVKLFCSIGRYYEVVNILDDFMRVGKHMSSFLGNLVLLHSLQSRDLYMAWIRSRDGLEESPVGERVGMLIDVFSNHGRIENGEELEAEIKECFPLDTYTYNMILRRLSVNQMDEAYKVFNLLREKGCVPNEWSYDILIQGFAKHNQMDEAKKMAKEMVNHGYDPIQYTKLFTQQQSYVFGY, encoded by the exons ATGAAGTATTCTTCTTTAGATGCAACAAATTCTACAAGATCTCAA ATAACAACTCAATCTTTACTTTACCTTCGTTTCATCCTAGGTCTTCATCAAATACTCCCGTCTTCCTCTACCGCCACTTTTCTCGACAGCTCTGCAGGACTAGAACTGCATCGTCATGATCAGGTACAGACTAAGGACGTTATTCTTTCATCCTTCAGGAATTGGTTCAAGAGTCGAAACAATCCCATATTGGATCAGATCTTCGAAATCGTGGAAGCCGATGACCCTTCTGTTGACACTCGTCTTTCCGCCGATTCGGCTCTTATTCAGCTGAATCTGCCTCTCTCCGAACAGTTTGTGTTAGAAGTTTTGAATTATGGAATGGAGAAG AAAGGTTCTCTCTGCCTTAAATTTTTCGATTGGGCTGGACGACAACCTGGTTTTAACCACACCCGTAGCACTTACTTTTCCATTTTCAAGATTCTCGCAAGAGCCAAGCTTATGCCTCTAATGCTTGAGTTCTCGATAAG TAAAGAATCAAGGTATCATCATAAAACTCGATTTTACAGTACTTTAGTAA GTTATGCGATCGCAGGCAAGCCTGATGTTGCACTCAGGCTGTTCGGTAGAATGCGTTTTCAGGGAATTGATCTAGACAAGTTCTCTTATCACGTCCTACTTA TCTTAGTAGAAGAGGAATTGTATGATACTGTAGACTTCATTTCTAAGCAGATTTTTCTCATGGGATTAGATTCCCATGTC ACCCATACGATTCTCGTCAAGAATCTTTGCAAGCAAGGGAAGTTGGATGAAGCCGAGGCTTATTTACGCAAGTTAGTGGAATCTGGAAAGCCATTGAGTGGTCACTCATTGAAAGTTGTTGTGAATTATCTCTGTAAATCTCAACAATTTGAGAAAGCTGGTATGTTGGTTGAGGAGTTTCGTCAAGCTGGTGTAATTTCAGATAGATTGGAGCCGGTTTACAGTGTTTGGATTCGTGACCTTGTTCAAGCTGGGAAAATTGATGGAGCTTTGAACTTTCTGAAACAGAAGAAGTTACAGGAAGGATACATACCTGAAGTTTTCAGATACAACATGCTGATATGCAAGCTATTGGGAGAGAATCGATTCGATGAAGTTTCTGATCTTTTGGAGGATATGAAGGAGAACAATCTCTCGCCGGATGAAGTCACTATGAATGCTGTTATCTGTTTCTTTTGCAAAGGCGGTTTGACAGACATTGCTCTTGAATTATACAAATCTAGAGAAGAATTCGGTCTCTCCCCTAACAGCTTAGCTTATAATTATCTAATCAACACTCTTTGTGGAGATGGAAGCACCGAAGAAGCTTATCACGTTCTAAGAGATTTAGTTAGCCAAGGTTGCTTTCCATGGAAGAGGACCTTCAACATTCTAACTGACTCTTTATGCCGGGAAAAGAAATTTGGGAAGATGAAGGAATTAGTCACGGTTGCCCTAGATCGTAATTTCATGCCAAGCAATGCCATTTTCGACAAGTTCATATCAGCCCTATGTCGATCAGGTAGAGTTGAAGAAGGCTATGCTATCCACGAATCGTTCGCGAAAACAAAGATTACCCGCCCGAAAACGTATCTCAATATGATCACCGGTTTCAACCAGTCGAGGAAAGGAGATGTGGCTGCACAACTACTAATCGAGATGCAAGAGAAGGGAATCATTCCTCCGCGAAAGTTCTTCAGAGCGGTTATCATACATCTATGTGGAATGGGGAATCCCGAGAAACGATTCAAGGATTTACTCAATTTTCAATTGTCTCATTTCGAAGCTAACCGTGAAGTGTTCAACTATTACATCGATGGAGCGGGGCACGTCGGTTGTCCATACATGGCGAGAGAAGTTTACGAGATTATGACGAGATTTGACATTTTACCGGATATAACCTCAGACATTTTACTCCTGCAAAGCTATCTAAAGAACATCAAGATTTCCGATGCTCTCAATTTCT ACGAGCTATCAACGAGGAAACGAATCGGGAGGAAGTTATCGAACACGATGATCGTCGGACTATGCAAGGCCAAGAAACCCGACATTGCGTTGGAGATGTTTTGGGATCTCAAGGCGAAGAAAATCGTTATCCCTAGCCTAGAGTGTTACGAGGAGCTCGTGAAGCTATTTTGCTCGATTGGGAGATACTACGAAGTCGTGAATATCTTAGACGACTTCATGAGAGTCGGAAAGCATATGTCGTCCTTCCTTGGAAACTTGGTTCTATTGCATAGTTTGCAAAGTCGGGATCTTTATATGGCGTGGATTCGCTCGAGAGATGGATTAGAAGAAAGTCCTGTTGGCGAACGAGTGGGGATGCTAATTGACGTGTTTTCTAACCATGGAAGAATAGAGAATGGCGAAGAGTTGGAAGCAGAGATAAAAGAATGTTTTCCATTAGATACTTACACTTACAATATGATATTGAGAAGATTAAGTGTTAATCAAATGGACGAAGCTTATAAAGTGTTTAACCTATTACGAGAGAAGGGTTGCGTACCGAACGAGTGgagttatgatattttaattcaaGGGTTCGCGAAACATAACCAAATGGACGAGGCTAAGAAAATGGCGAAAGAGATGGTTAACCATGGATATGATCCGATTCAGTATACCAAACTCTTCACTCAACAACAGAGTTATGTTTTTGGTTATTAG
- the LOC124938553 gene encoding early light-induced protein 1, chloroplastic-like, translated as MALTTVIQSYLARPMTPNQISPANNLSRNLRQTPTTLRVRSMASDDLKDEVTKPVSGVPPPLTADQSPLSPPRPKAVVASTKFSDLLAFSGPAPERINGRLAMTGFAAALAVEIANGQDVFSQISNGGVTWLVGTSVLVSLASLVPLFKGVRVESIGSGRIMNPNAELWNGRVAMLGLIALAFTEYVKGGALV; from the exons ATGGCACTCACAACCGTAATCCAGTCCTACCTGGCAAGACCAATGACACCCAATCAAATTTCTCCGGCCAACAATCTGTCACGTAATCTCCGTCAAACACCGACAACCCTACGTGTCCGATCAATGGCATCT GATGATCTAAAAGACGAGGTGACAAAACCAGTTTCTGGCGTTCCGCCGCCGTTAACCGCCGATCAATCGCCTCTTTCACCGCCGCGGCCAAAGGCGGTGGTCGCAAGTACTAAGTTTTCGGATTTGTTAGCGTTTAGTGGACCGGCGCCTGAGAGGATAAATGGGCGGTTGGCGATGACAGGATTTGCGGCGGCGTTGGCGGTGGAGATAGCTAACGGACAAGATGTGTTTTCACAGATATCTAACGGAGGAGTGACGTGGCTGGTGGGGACTAGCGTTTTAGTATCGCTGGCGTCGCTTGTACCTTTGTTTAAAGGAGTGAGAGTTGAGTCAATTGGGTCGGGTCGGATTATGAACCCGAATGCTGAATTGTGGAATGGGAGAGTTGCTATGTTAGGGTTAATTGCTTTGGCTTTTACTGAGTATGTCAAAGGTGGGGCCCTTGTTTAA
- the LOC124940547 gene encoding transmembrane emp24 domain-containing protein p24beta3-like produces the protein MEKRTRNINPSRIILFAGLLLLSSVDQTLALSVTVNDVECVYEYVLYEGDSISGNFVVVDHDIFWAADHPGIDFSVTSSAGNVIYTIKGTSGDKFEIKAPRNGMYKFCFKNPYSTPETVSFYIHVGHIPNQHDLAKDEHLDPINVKIAELREALESVTAEQKFLRARDARHRHTNESTRKRVLVYTIGEYILLAAASALQVIYIHHLFSKSVAYNRV, from the exons ATGGAGAAAAGAACGAGAAACATCAATCCATCGCGGATCATTCTCTTCGCCGGACTTCTCCTTCTGAGCTCCGTCGATCAAACCCTTGCACTTTCCGTCACCGTGAACGACGTTGAATGCGTCTACGAATATGTTCTCTACGAAGGAGATTCCATCTCCGGCAACTTTGTAGTCGTCGATCACGATATCTTCTGGGCCGCCGATCATCCCGGCATTGATTTCTCT GTTACATCTTCAGCTGGTAATGTTATTTACACAATTAAGGGAACATCTGGagacaaatttgaaatcaaAGCTCCAAGAAATGGAATgtacaaattttgttttaaaaaccCTTATTCTACTCCAGAGACTGTTTCATTCTACATACATGTTGGTCACATTCCAAATCAACATGATCTGGCTAAGGATg AACATCTTGACCCTATTAATGTCAAAATTGCTGAACTAAGAGAGGCATTAGAATCTGTTACAGCAGAGCAGAAGTTTCTAAGAGCTCGCGATGCTCGTCATCGACACA CTAATGAAAGCACGCGAAAACGCGTTTTAGTGTATACGATTGGAGAATACATTTTATTAGCGGCTGCAAGTGCGCTCCAAGTAATTTACATACATCATTTATTCAGTAAGTCCGTCGCATATAACAGAGTTTGA
- the LOC124939337 gene encoding uncharacterized protein LOC124939337: MSQVIPVLKGNRLFRFVTESHPAPCATITSVQDDEAVVDDDEEKPTVVANHEFEAWEEKDQRIISWLLSTLSDSILAQVVGDACETSSCLWATLERMFATQSRARLVQLRLQLQTQKKGNKSMNEYLQSIKSIADSLAVIGEGVSELDLFTHTLSGLGPEYEALVVAVTTRFEPVSVEELTGLLLNHE; this comes from the exons ATGAG TCAAGTTATACCAGTTCTTAAAGGCAACCGTCTTTTCCGATTTGTTACTGAATCCCACCCAGCACCCTGTGCAACGATTACTTCTGTACAGGACGATGAAGCTGTTGTTGACGATGACGAAGAGAAACCCACCGTCGTCGCAAATCATGAGTTTGAAGCATGGGAGGAGAAAGATCAACGAATCATAAGTTGGCTCCTCTCTACTTTATCAGATTCCATTCTTGCTCAAGTTGTTGGCGACGCATGTGAGACCTCTTCGTGTCTTTGGGCTACACTTGAAAGAATGTTCGCAACACAATCTAGAGCTCGTTTGGTTCAGTTGCGACTACAACTCCAGACTCAGAAGAAAGGTAATAAATCAATGAATGAATACCTTCAATCTATAAAATCTATAGCAGATTCGCTTGCAGTAATTGGTGAGGGAGTTTCTGAACTCGATTTGTTCACTCATACCTTGAGTGGCCTTGGACCAGAATACGAGGCCTTAGTGGTTGCTGTAACCACCCGTTTCGAACCGGTGAGTGTCGAGGAACTCACTGGACTTCTACTCAACCACGAATAA